The following are encoded together in the Nocardioides thalensis genome:
- a CDS encoding glycosyltransferase, giving the protein MRVLQLITQARGGPVDHAVDVAVELARTGHESHLVGPPGDHLATAARGGVVTHSVEVRSKTDLGGARAVAAVVDRVRPDVVHLQDRRAGLVGRAVTARRSVPSVYTLHGVPDQLAGLVPGNLVMSRPRRRDRLTYLTLERLLATTPRSAVVAPCEALSDYLRDHVGVRPERVRTVHNGVGREWVREVVPADRQATGRAAGPVRATWLGVMQPVKRVPDLVRALARVPGTELELVGDGPERGRIEAAVASDDVSDRVRFAGYRDDPAPYLRGTDVFVLPSAAEACPMALLQAMASGVPVIASRVGGVAEIVRDGVDGLLVEPGSVDELADALRRVSTDADLRRRLGAAGRARVVDLFLIERTVDSLLDVYREVAALPRESAGVGGAR; this is encoded by the coding sequence GTGCGCGTCCTCCAGCTGATCACCCAGGCCCGCGGCGGGCCGGTGGACCACGCGGTCGACGTCGCCGTCGAGCTCGCCCGGACGGGCCACGAGAGCCACCTCGTCGGCCCGCCCGGCGACCACCTGGCCACCGCCGCGCGCGGCGGCGTGGTCACCCATTCCGTCGAGGTGCGGTCGAAGACCGACCTGGGCGGCGCCCGGGCCGTCGCGGCGGTCGTCGACCGCGTGCGGCCCGACGTGGTGCACCTCCAGGACCGCCGGGCCGGACTGGTGGGTCGGGCAGTCACCGCGCGCCGGTCGGTCCCGTCTGTCTACACGCTGCACGGCGTGCCCGACCAGCTGGCCGGACTGGTCCCCGGCAACCTGGTGATGTCCCGGCCGCGCCGGCGCGACCGGCTGACCTACCTGACGCTCGAGCGGCTGCTCGCGACCACGCCGCGGTCGGCGGTGGTCGCGCCCTGCGAGGCGCTGTCCGACTACCTGCGCGACCACGTCGGCGTCCGACCCGAGCGGGTCCGCACGGTCCACAACGGCGTGGGCCGCGAGTGGGTGCGCGAGGTGGTTCCCGCCGACCGGCAGGCGACCGGTCGCGCAGCCGGGCCGGTGCGGGCGACGTGGCTCGGCGTCATGCAGCCCGTCAAGCGGGTCCCCGACCTGGTCCGGGCGCTGGCCCGGGTCCCGGGGACGGAGCTGGAGCTCGTCGGCGACGGCCCCGAGCGCGGCAGGATCGAGGCGGCGGTGGCGTCGGACGACGTCTCCGACCGCGTGCGGTTCGCGGGCTACCGCGACGACCCGGCGCCGTACCTGCGCGGCACCGACGTCTTCGTGCTGCCCTCCGCGGCCGAGGCCTGCCCGATGGCCCTGCTCCAGGCGATGGCGAGCGGTGTGCCCGTCATCGCCTCCCGGGTCGGGGGCGTGGCGGAGATCGTGCGGGACGGCGTCGACGGCCTCCTCGTCGAGCCCGGTTCGGTCGACGAGCTCGCCGACGCGCTCCGCCGTGTGTCGACGGACGCCGACCTGCGGCGCCGGCTGGGTGCCGCCGGGCGGGCCCGGGTCGTGGACCTCTTCCTGATCGAGCGCACGGTGGACTCCCTCCTGGACGTCTACCGGGAGGTGGCGGCCCTGCCGAGGGAGTCGGCCGGGGTCGGGGGTGCGCGATGA